A genome region from Alphaproteobacteria bacterium includes the following:
- a CDS encoding alpha-2-macroglobulin family protein codes for MKSTFQKFFAATLMAAFFALAAPALGDTPLPVTANKVEGPVTGQLQDAITLNIAYDGGIVTNTDSVAVRFCIPSVRLPRTCDTPDRKLHMGGKRQLTGIGIMPPVAGEWRWDGDYSLRFTPEKAWPAGESFRVAIDPAVFPKNVALKDTHFVIQAAALRADVGSIEFFQDFNNPDLRGVSTAIHFNTPVAAESVKTHLSYRMEELGEAAKPEDRKIISTIPNLPFEVKLSEDGLTANVTSPITTMPDKERFVVVDIAEGITAASGGRPLGAPDLSKSNPERRTGRVRIPSIYDYAELEGVQATIVQDDHYVPSQTLVIESNVPKTGDELAANLHIYQLPKDKPPAVKDGTPERDYSWSSASEVTDEILKASEDVKFTLDTRDAALVHGVKFDAVPGRWLLVRVSKGMKFKGGYVLGANHDDTVVAPEYTKEVKILSDGALMSLSGERKMSLYSLGASKIRFEVGRVLNDDIAHLVSQTGGSFQSPYFRNYNFGQENISEKFTKELDLSGADLRKPQFNAFSLAPYLKMPSGEKGAQPPKGKGLFFVTIKALAKDAEGREQEVSSDKRFILVSDLGIVVKTAADGSQDVFIQSIAKGIAVGDARVEVIGTNGVAVATVRTDAQGHAVIPPLKGLIDEKRPVAYIVRQGDDMAFMPYDSSDRSLDYSKFDTDGMSASDAGLRAYLFSDRGVYRPGEQVHIGMVVKQGDWAKDLTGVPLQLEITNPRGQVIDNPVVKLQASGAAEYSFSTRDTSPTGSYAARLYITNGGRTVDQLGSVNVRVEEFIPDTLKISTVFNKPAPKGWMTPDGLNAEVTLAHLYGAPAVDHRIKATLRVDPAGFSFKEYPDYAFFDAARTDASFDQSIGEAQTDADGRAVFELPLAQFGKSTYRLAFGAEGFAQDSGRSVFASGNVLVSALKYVVGVKTDGNIGYINKGEQRGIRLIAVDPQLAPVAVAGLTASVTQVTYVSTLIKNESGAYEYRSVAKETQVSQSPVDIPAAGLDYKLDSAATGNYVLTLADADGLTLHKVNYSIVGEGNMIDHARKDAVISVRLDREKYAAGDTINLSITSPYTGTGLVTIETDKVQAFKWFRTKTTSTVQSITLPKNFTGKGFVNVQFVRSLDSKEIYTTPLAYAVQPFLVDTATIDSRITLAVPERIKPGEDLAITYSTKSPSKIIVYAVDEGILQYARYKTPDPLDFFVNRRALQVATAQILDLLMPEYSLLRAATGGDGGGPDGRSVNPFKRKTEAPVAFWSGVIDAGKTPQVLHYKVPDYFNGNLRVMAVAVSDTAMGAASTKAFVKGDVIISPNVPVFAAPGDTFRVGLSLANNLAGSGKDAKIKLVVSPSEHLEVVEGAESDVTVAENAEAKTAVMVRAKDVLGGATLTFTATLNGVTAKYEATLSIRPPLPSMTALQSGYVEKGDKTVAQDRDLYREFAHADASVSTLPVSLIPGLAQYLDRFPYGCTEQTVSRAFPAVTLYGQKDLGGDNTVVTESVVNTMRRLRELQNSRGGFGYWWYGGEANDFVSVYALDYMTRAKEKHLPVPDATFRDAQNYVRDMVNGAPASLDEARVQAYGIYILTRGGMLTANYLPHLLQYLDANYKAEWKNDLTAVYIAASYRLMQLVPEANALLSEFTLGDPVYWREHARYESNWMFYNSLNRYAQYMSVVSDHFPDMLGKLDRNILFRIANFIGEGSYNTLSSSYAIMAFSAYGQASTGAVGSNLTISQKGAQLPLTGEVVKRAELALEKSDVAFAGGGDYGLFYQIATDGYDRDAAKNPIEDGLEISRTYLGKDHKPVADVALGDTVDVVIRMRAHDDKTLDSMALVDLLPGGFELVPQSIAKPVVASEDGEEEAETAAPDTSWLDGNLWQTEAVDARDDRVIAFGSVAADEVVYHYSIKAVNAGSFTVPPAYIESMYDRGVKARGVTGVITVK; via the coding sequence ATGAAATCCACCTTCCAGAAATTCTTCGCCGCCACATTGATGGCGGCTTTTTTTGCGCTTGCCGCGCCCGCGCTTGGCGATACGCCGCTGCCCGTGACCGCGAACAAGGTGGAAGGACCGGTGACGGGGCAGCTGCAGGACGCGATCACCCTGAACATCGCCTATGACGGCGGCATTGTGACGAATACCGACAGCGTGGCGGTGCGTTTCTGCATCCCCTCGGTGCGGCTGCCCCGCACCTGCGATACCCCCGACCGCAAGCTGCATATGGGCGGCAAGCGCCAGCTGACCGGCATCGGCATCATGCCCCCCGTCGCCGGTGAATGGCGCTGGGACGGCGATTACAGCCTGCGCTTTACACCCGAAAAGGCCTGGCCGGCGGGCGAAAGCTTCCGCGTCGCCATCGACCCTGCCGTTTTCCCCAAAAACGTGGCGCTGAAGGACACGCATTTCGTCATTCAGGCGGCGGCGCTGCGTGCGGATGTGGGATCTATCGAGTTTTTCCAGGATTTCAACAATCCCGACCTGCGCGGCGTTTCAACCGCGATCCACTTCAACACCCCCGTTGCGGCAGAATCCGTCAAAACCCACCTGTCTTATAGAATGGAGGAACTGGGCGAGGCCGCTAAGCCCGAAGACCGCAAGATTATTTCAACGATCCCGAACCTGCCGTTCGAGGTGAAACTGTCCGAAGACGGGTTGACCGCCAATGTCACATCCCCCATCACCACTATGCCCGACAAGGAGCGTTTTGTGGTGGTCGATATCGCCGAAGGCATCACGGCGGCATCGGGCGGCAGGCCGCTGGGCGCGCCCGATCTGTCGAAAAGCAATCCGGAACGCCGCACGGGCCGCGTGCGCATCCCCAGCATTTACGACTATGCGGAACTCGAGGGCGTGCAGGCGACCATCGTGCAGGACGACCATTACGTGCCGTCGCAGACGCTGGTGATCGAAAGCAACGTGCCCAAGACGGGCGACGAGCTGGCCGCGAACCTGCATATCTACCAACTGCCCAAGGACAAGCCGCCCGCCGTGAAGGACGGGACGCCCGAGCGCGATTACAGCTGGTCGAGCGCATCCGAAGTGACCGACGAGATTTTGAAGGCTTCGGAAGACGTTAAATTTACGCTGGATACCCGCGACGCGGCGCTGGTGCATGGCGTGAAATTCGATGCGGTGCCCGGCCGCTGGCTGCTGGTGCGCGTTTCCAAGGGCATGAAATTCAAAGGCGGTTACGTGCTGGGCGCGAACCATGACGATACGGTGGTTGCCCCCGAATACACGAAAGAAGTCAAAATCCTGAGCGACGGCGCGCTGATGAGCCTGAGCGGGGAGCGCAAGATGTCGCTCTATTCGCTGGGCGCGTCGAAAATCCGGTTCGAAGTGGGGCGCGTGCTGAACGACGATATCGCGCATCTGGTCAGCCAGACGGGCGGCAGCTTCCAGAGCCCGTACTTCAGGAATTATAATTTCGGACAGGAAAACATCAGCGAAAAATTCACCAAGGAGCTGGATCTGTCGGGCGCCGACCTGCGCAAGCCGCAATTCAACGCCTTCAGCCTTGCGCCGTATTTGAAAATGCCGTCCGGTGAAAAGGGCGCGCAGCCGCCCAAAGGCAAGGGCTTGTTCTTCGTCACCATCAAGGCGCTGGCGAAGGATGCGGAGGGCAGGGAGCAGGAAGTGTCGAGCGACAAGCGCTTCATTCTCGTCTCCGACCTCGGCATCGTCGTGAAAACGGCGGCGGATGGAAGCCAAGATGTATTTATCCAGTCGATTGCAAAAGGTATTGCGGTTGGTGACGCTCGCGTGGAAGTGATCGGTACCAACGGCGTTGCGGTCGCAACCGTGCGCACCGATGCGCAGGGCCATGCCGTGATCCCGCCATTGAAAGGCCTGATCGACGAAAAACGCCCCGTCGCATATATTGTGCGTCAGGGCGACGACATGGCGTTCATGCCCTATGACAGCAGCGACCGTTCGCTGGATTATTCCAAATTCGACACCGACGGCATGAGCGCGTCGGATGCCGGCTTGCGCGCCTACCTGTTTTCCGACCGCGGCGTGTACCGCCCCGGCGAACAGGTGCATATCGGCATGGTCGTGAAGCAGGGTGACTGGGCAAAGGATTTGACCGGCGTGCCGCTGCAGCTGGAAATCACCAACCCGCGCGGGCAGGTGATCGACAACCCCGTCGTGAAACTGCAGGCATCGGGCGCGGCGGAATACAGCTTCAGCACGCGCGACACATCGCCGACCGGCAGCTATGCCGCGCGGCTTTACATCACCAATGGCGGCAGGACGGTTGACCAGTTGGGCAGCGTGAATGTGCGGGTGGAGGAATTTATCCCCGATACGCTGAAAATATCCACCGTCTTCAACAAACCCGCGCCCAAGGGATGGATGACGCCCGACGGGCTGAACGCCGAAGTGACGCTGGCGCATCTGTATGGCGCGCCTGCCGTCGATCACCGCATCAAGGCGACGTTGCGCGTCGATCCCGCCGGTTTCAGCTTCAAGGAATATCCCGATTACGCGTTTTTCGATGCGGCGCGCACGGATGCCAGCTTCGACCAGTCGATCGGCGAAGCGCAGACGGATGCGGACGGACGCGCGGTGTTCGAGCTGCCGCTGGCGCAGTTCGGTAAATCGACCTATAGGCTTGCCTTTGGTGCCGAAGGTTTCGCGCAGGATTCCGGCCGCAGCGTTTTTGCAAGCGGCAACGTGCTGGTATCCGCGCTGAAATACGTCGTGGGCGTGAAAACCGACGGCAATATCGGCTATATCAACAAGGGCGAACAGCGCGGCATCCGCCTGATCGCGGTCGATCCGCAGCTTGCGCCTGTTGCCGTGGCAGGACTGACGGCATCGGTGACGCAGGTCACCTATGTCTCGACGCTCATCAAAAACGAAAGCGGTGCGTATGAATACCGCTCCGTCGCAAAGGAAACGCAGGTGTCGCAGTCGCCGGTCGACATTCCCGCAGCCGGGCTGGACTATAAACTCGACAGCGCAGCGACGGGAAATTACGTGCTGACGCTGGCCGATGCCGACGGTTTGACACTGCACAAGGTCAATTATTCCATCGTCGGTGAAGGCAACATGATCGACCATGCGCGCAAGGACGCGGTCATCAGCGTGCGCCTCGACCGTGAAAAATACGCGGCGGGCGACACGATCAACCTCAGCATCACATCGCCCTATACCGGCACGGGGCTGGTGACGATTGAAACGGATAAAGTTCAGGCGTTCAAATGGTTCAGGACGAAAACCACCAGCACGGTGCAGTCGATTACCCTGCCGAAAAACTTCACAGGCAAGGGTTTCGTGAACGTGCAATTCGTGCGCTCGCTTGATTCAAAGGAAATCTATACCACGCCGCTTGCCTATGCCGTGCAGCCGTTTTTGGTCGATACCGCGACCATCGACAGCCGCATCACGCTGGCGGTGCCGGAGCGTATCAAGCCGGGTGAAGACCTTGCGATCACCTACAGCACGAAATCCCCGTCGAAAATCATCGTCTATGCGGTGGACGAGGGTATTTTGCAGTATGCGCGGTATAAAACGCCCGATCCGCTGGATTTCTTCGTCAACCGCCGCGCGCTGCAGGTGGCGACCGCGCAGATCCTTGATTTGCTGATGCCGGAATATTCGTTGCTCCGTGCCGCAACGGGTGGCGACGGCGGCGGGCCCGATGGACGCAGCGTCAACCCCTTCAAGCGCAAGACCGAAGCCCCCGTGGCGTTCTGGTCGGGCGTGATCGATGCGGGCAAAACGCCGCAGGTGCTGCATTACAAAGTGCCGGATTATTTCAACGGCAACCTGCGCGTGATGGCGGTTGCGGTATCCGATACCGCGATGGGTGCTGCTTCGACCAAGGCATTCGTGAAGGGCGATGTGATTATATCGCCCAACGTGCCGGTGTTCGCAGCGCCCGGCGATACCTTCCGCGTCGGCCTCAGCCTTGCCAATAATCTGGCGGGTTCCGGCAAGGATGCGAAAATCAAGCTGGTCGTCAGCCCGTCCGAACATCTGGAGGTTGTCGAGGGCGCGGAAAGCGACGTGACTGTTGCCGAAAACGCCGAGGCCAAGACCGCTGTCATGGTGCGCGCGAAAGACGTTTTGGGTGGCGCGACATTGACATTTACGGCGACGCTGAACGGCGTGACGGCAAAATATGAAGCGACACTCAGTATCCGTCCGCCGCTGCCCAGTATGACCGCGCTGCAAAGCGGCTATGTGGAGAAAGGCGACAAGACCGTAGCGCAGGACCGCGACCTTTACAGGGAATTCGCGCATGCCGACGCATCGGTCTCGACGCTGCCGGTCAGCCTGATCCCCGGTTTGGCGCAATACCTCGACCGTTTCCCCTATGGCTGCACCGAACAGACGGTCAGCCGCGCTTTCCCCGCCGTGACGCTGTACGGGCAGAAAGATTTGGGCGGCGACAATACGGTGGTGACGGAAAGCGTCGTCAACACCATGCGCCGGTTACGCGAATTGCAGAACAGCCGCGGCGGCTTCGGCTACTGGTGGTATGGCGGCGAGGCGAATGATTTCGTCAGCGTCTATGCGCTGGATTACATGACACGCGCCAAGGAAAAACATCTGCCCGTGCCGGATGCGACTTTCCGCGACGCGCAAAATTATGTGCGCGACATGGTTAACGGCGCGCCCGCGTCGCTGGACGAAGCGCGCGTGCAGGCATACGGCATCTATATCCTGACGCGTGGCGGCATGCTGACGGCGAATTACCTGCCGCATCTGCTGCAATACCTTGACGCGAATTATAAGGCCGAATGGAAAAACGACCTGACGGCGGTTTATATCGCGGCTTCGTACCGCTTGATGCAGCTGGTGCCGGAAGCAAACGCGCTGCTGTCGGAATTCACGCTGGGTGATCCGGTTTACTGGCGCGAACATGCGCGATATGAAAGCAACTGGATGTTCTATAACAGCCTGAACCGGTATGCGCAGTATATGTCGGTCGTGTCCGACCATTTCCCCGACATGCTGGGCAAGCTGGACCGCAATATCCTGTTCCGCATCGCCAATTTCATCGGGGAAGGCAGCTATAACACGCTGTCGTCGTCCTATGCGATCATGGCGTTCAGCGCCTATGGGCAGGCATCGACCGGCGCTGTCGGCAGCAACCTGACCATCAGCCAGAAAGGCGCGCAATTGCCGCTGACGGGCGAGGTGGTGAAGCGCGCGGAACTGGCGCTGGAAAAATCGGATGTCGCCTTTGCAGGCGGCGGCGATTACGGGCTGTTCTACCAGATCGCAACCGACGGCTATGACCGCGACGCGGCCAAAAACCCGATCGAGGACGGGTTGGAAATTTCCCGCACCTATCTGGGCAAAGACCACAAACCTGTCGCCGATGTCGCGCTGGGCGATACGGTCGATGTCGTGATCCGCATGCGCGCGCATGACGACAAGACGCTGGACAGCATGGCGCTGGTCGATCTGCTGCCGGGCGGTTTCGAGCTGGTGCCGCAAAGCATCGCCAAGCCCGTCGTCGCAAGCGAAGACGGCGAGGAAGAAGCGGAAACCGCAGCCCCGGATACGTCTTGGCTGGATGGTAACCTGTGGCAGACCGAAGCCGTCGATGCGCGCGATGACCGCGTGATCGCCTTCGGGTCGGTTGCGGCGGACGAAGTGGTGTATCACTACAGTATCAAGGCCGTGAACGCGGGCAGCTTTACCGTGCCGCCCGCATATATCGAATCCATGTATGACCGCGGCGTGAAGGCGCGCGGCGTGACGGGGGTTATCACGGTCAAATGA
- the pbpC gene encoding penicillin-binding protein 1C, translating to MKRVRRRIFIACVLALLVPAALFLAWKPPLLEGTGFSRAVFARDGQLLRLTLAGDQAYRLFTPLSDIPPQMKEAVLLHEDRHFYSHLGINPVSMLRAFFQTYVAGGRRLGASTLSMQLARIKYGINSRRVGGKLWQIARAMQLEMHYSKDELFEAYLNLAPYGYNINGIGAASFIYFHKQPRDLTLPEALTLAVLPQSPARRAPERGQPVKAALNDARNRLFARWVAEHPEDASRRIFFALPLTVYGTRDLPFDAPHLAQDLLESTDARRVTSTININIQRLAEKVLRQYVRDRRDTGLQNASMILVNTQTMEVESLVGSSDFHDAQIEGQVDGTRARRSPGSTLKPFIYALGLQQGVIHPASILGDAPASYGSYTPDNFERDFRGPISARNALRFSRNIPAIRLAAQLKSPDLYEFLKQSGIAQLRDRKTYGLSIVLGGAEVTPRELVSLYAMLANDGVEKPLAFTRDAQKPEGKTLLSPEAAFMTLDMMADTPRPYAMQDPLKVYWKTGTSNGFRDAWTAGVFGHYAMVVWVGNFSGKSNPALVGLHAAAPLFFALADAVQGIAPQRDLIAAKAAHLNLRKTPICATTGDLSLDDCPARASTWFIPGVSPIARNDVYRKILVDTETGKRACRMTPTTVWRTYEVWPSDLSQALQRAGINKQPLPPMGDDCDAAQAAEGQAPVILSPQPKIEYHARIDDTAEAVTFTASVDGDVRGVSWFVGNTFIGQAAAGAPLFWRPQPGTYNVRAIDDRGRSGTTVMKVSLAQ from the coding sequence ATGAAGCGGGTAAGGCGGCGCATTTTCATTGCCTGTGTGCTGGCGCTGCTGGTGCCGGCTGCGCTGTTCCTGGCATGGAAACCGCCGCTGCTGGAGGGCACGGGTTTTTCCCGCGCCGTGTTCGCGCGCGACGGGCAATTGCTGCGCCTGACGCTGGCGGGGGATCAGGCCTACCGGCTGTTCACGCCGCTATCCGATATTCCCCCGCAGATGAAGGAAGCGGTGCTGCTGCACGAAGACCGCCATTTTTACAGCCATCTCGGCATCAATCCTGTTTCCATGCTGCGCGCGTTTTTCCAGACCTATGTCGCGGGCGGGCGGCGGCTGGGCGCATCGACGCTGTCCATGCAGCTGGCGCGCATCAAATACGGCATCAACAGCCGCCGCGTGGGCGGCAAGCTGTGGCAGATCGCGCGCGCCATGCAGCTGGAAATGCATTACAGCAAGGATGAATTATTCGAGGCCTACCTGAACCTTGCGCCATACGGTTACAACATCAACGGCATTGGTGCGGCGAGCTTTATTTATTTCCACAAACAGCCGCGCGATCTGACACTGCCCGAGGCGCTGACGCTGGCCGTGCTGCCGCAAAGCCCCGCCCGCCGCGCGCCGGAGCGTGGCCAGCCGGTCAAGGCGGCGCTGAACGACGCCCGCAACCGCCTGTTCGCCAGATGGGTGGCGGAACATCCCGAAGACGCGTCGCGCAGAATATTCTTCGCCCTGCCGTTGACCGTTTACGGCACGCGCGACCTGCCGTTCGATGCGCCGCATCTGGCGCAGGACCTGCTGGAGTCAACCGATGCGCGGCGCGTGACATCGACGATCAATATCAATATCCAGCGGCTGGCGGAAAAGGTGCTGCGCCAATATGTGCGCGACCGCCGCGACACAGGGTTGCAGAACGCCAGCATGATTTTGGTGAACACCCAGACGATGGAGGTGGAAAGCCTGGTCGGATCATCCGATTTCCACGACGCGCAGATCGAGGGGCAGGTGGACGGCACGCGCGCGCGCCGGTCGCCGGGATCGACGCTGAAGCCGTTCATTTATGCGCTGGGGCTGCAGCAGGGCGTGATACACCCCGCCAGCATCCTGGGCGACGCGCCCGCCAGTTACGGCAGTTATACGCCCGACAATTTCGAACGCGATTTCCGGGGACCGATCAGCGCGCGCAACGCGCTGCGCTTCAGCCGCAACATTCCGGCAATACGGCTGGCGGCGCAGCTGAAATCGCCCGACCTGTACGAATTCTTGAAACAATCGGGCATCGCGCAGCTGCGCGACCGTAAAACATACGGCCTGTCGATCGTGCTGGGCGGGGCGGAGGTGACACCGCGCGAGCTGGTGTCGCTCTATGCCATGCTGGCAAATGACGGTGTTGAAAAGCCGCTGGCGTTCACGCGTGACGCGCAAAAGCCCGAAGGTAAGACATTGCTGAGCCCCGAAGCGGCCTTCATGACACTTGATATGATGGCCGATACGCCGCGCCCCTATGCCATGCAGGACCCGCTGAAGGTATATTGGAAGACCGGCACATCGAACGGATTCCGCGACGCATGGACGGCGGGCGTGTTCGGGCATTATGCGATGGTCGTATGGGTCGGAAATTTCAGCGGCAAAAGCAACCCCGCGCTGGTGGGCCTGCATGCCGCAGCGCCGCTGTTTTTCGCGCTGGCCGATGCGGTGCAGGGCATCGCGCCGCAGCGCGACCTGATCGCGGCCAAGGCCGCGCACCTGAATTTGCGCAAGACTCCGATCTGCGCCACCACCGGCGACCTGTCGCTGGATGACTGCCCTGCGCGCGCCAGTACATGGTTTATCCCGGGCGTGTCGCCGATTGCGCGCAACGATGTGTACCGCAAAATCCTGGTGGATACCGAAACGGGCAAGCGCGCCTGCCGCATGACGCCGACCACCGTGTGGCGCACCTATGAAGTCTGGCCGAGCGATTTGTCGCAGGCGCTGCAGCGCGCGGGCATCAATAAACAGCCGCTGCCGCCGATGGGCGATGATTGCGATGCGGCGCAAGCGGCGGAGGGGCAGGCGCCCGTGATATTGTCGCCGCAGCCGAAGATCGAATATCACGCGCGCATCGACGATACGGCGGAGGCGGTGACGTTTACCGCCAGCGTCGATGGCGATGTGCGGGGCGTCAGCTGGTTCGTGGGGAATACCTTTATCGGGCAGGCCGCAGCCGGTGCCCCGCTGTTCTGGCGCCCGCAGCCCGGCACATATAATGTGCGCGCGATTGACGACCGCGGGCGCAGCGGTACGACCGTCATGAAGGTTTCGCTGGCGCAATAG
- a CDS encoding metallophosphoesterase has translation MKIISFSDIHLEYAKDLTAPQSDADLMILSGDILNMRQPEPLAVFLNGWQRPVLYVAGNHEYYEGKSMLPLIDGFQLWLAKNLPNVRLLRDEAITIAGVNFFGGTMWTDFNGANAESMAVAAGRMNDYKLITRDDGQLLTPADTLPLHAAFKAKLLQWLETPVTGPRIVITHHAPCEPPDTIYKGSPLTPGFNSFDMLPVIDKYQPDFWFYGHTHECDRQKIGRTQIMSNQLGYVKNGAYECALTFDPQGAPVNVG, from the coding sequence ATGAAAATCATCAGCTTCAGCGACATCCATCTTGAATACGCCAAAGACCTGACTGCGCCGCAATCGGATGCCGACCTGATGATCCTGTCGGGCGATATCCTGAACATGCGCCAGCCCGAACCTCTGGCTGTCTTCCTGAACGGCTGGCAGCGGCCTGTGCTGTATGTGGCGGGCAACCACGAATATTACGAAGGCAAGTCGATGCTGCCGCTGATCGACGGTTTCCAGCTCTGGCTTGCGAAAAACCTGCCGAATGTAAGGTTGCTGCGCGACGAAGCCATCACGATTGCGGGCGTGAATTTCTTCGGCGGCACGATGTGGACCGATTTCAACGGCGCAAACGCGGAATCAATGGCGGTTGCGGCGGGGCGCATGAATGACTACAAGCTGATCACCCGCGACGACGGCCAGCTGCTGACGCCCGCCGATACGCTGCCGCTGCATGCAGCGTTCAAGGCGAAGCTGCTGCAATGGCTGGAAACGCCCGTTACCGGCCCGCGCATCGTCATCACGCATCACGCGCCCTGCGAGCCGCCCGATACGATTTACAAGGGCAGCCCCCTCACCCCGGGTTTCAATTCATTCGACATGCTGCCCGTTATCGATAAATACCAGCCCGATTTCTGGTTTTACGGCCACACGCATGAATGCGACCGCCAGAAAATCGGCCGCACGCAGATCATGTCGAACCAGCTGGGCTATGTGAAGAACGGCGCGTATGAATGTGCGCTGACCTTCGATCCGCAGGGCGCGCCGGTGAATGTGGGTTAA
- a CDS encoding competence/damage-inducible protein A: MTDAELENEPAPTAAILVIGSEILSGNTQDANIHFIAKRLVQRGVRLQEVRIVPDVAEEIIGAVNALRKKYTYVFSTGGIGPTHDDITSDCMAKAFGVDHMVAPEAKKRLEDYYRNSGTEVNEARLRMATLPAGSVLIDNPVSAAPGFQIGNVFVMAGVPKIMQAMFNHVETMIEGGPQLFSLTIECNQKEGDIGDELGKIQKNFPDIEIGSYPHMYQTPSLSIVVRGTDDDMVHNAAAKVKELLRKMGEEPFI; the protein is encoded by the coding sequence ATGACCGATGCAGAGCTTGAAAACGAACCCGCCCCCACCGCCGCGATCCTTGTCATCGGATCGGAAATCCTGAGCGGCAACACGCAGGACGCCAATATCCACTTTATCGCCAAGCGTCTGGTGCAGCGCGGTGTCCGCCTGCAGGAAGTGCGCATCGTGCCGGATGTGGCCGAGGAAATTATCGGCGCCGTGAACGCACTGCGCAAAAAATACACCTATGTATTCTCGACCGGCGGCATCGGCCCCACGCATGACGACATTACCTCCGACTGCATGGCGAAGGCGTTTGGCGTGGACCATATGGTCGCGCCCGAAGCGAAAAAGCGGCTGGAAGACTACTACAGAAACAGCGGCACCGAAGTGAACGAGGCGCGCCTGCGCATGGCGACGCTGCCCGCCGGTTCGGTATTGATCGACAACCCCGTCAGCGCCGCGCCCGGTTTCCAGATCGGCAACGTGTTTGTGATGGCGGGCGTGCCGAAAATCATGCAGGCGATGTTCAACCATGTGGAAACGATGATCGAGGGCGGCCCGCAGCTGTTCAGTCTGACCATCGAATGCAACCAGAAAGAAGGCGATATCGGCGACGAACTGGGCAAGATCCAGAAAAATTTCCCCGATATCGAAATCGGCAGCTATCCGCATATGTACCAGACCCCCAGCCTCAGCATCGTGGTGCGCGGCACAGACGACGACATGGTGCATAACGCCGCGGCCAAGGTGAAGGAACTGCTGCGCAAGATGGGCGAAGAGCCGTTTATCTGA
- the map gene encoding type I methionyl aminopeptidase — translation MNKQKDFTYNDEDYGSDDDFVIHTAADFDGMRKAGRLAAETLDFITPYVKPGVETQALDKLCHDFIIDHGAIPAPLGYKGFPKSTCISINHVVCHGIPSEKKLEEGDALNIDVTVIVDGWHGDTSRMYFAGEKIPVKAKLLVDATYESMMRGIEQVKPGATLGDIGHAIQSYAEGKKYSVVRDFCGHGLGKIFHMPPSVLHYGTAGAGPKLQAGMFFTIEPMINVGGYQTKVLSDGWTAVTKDKSLSAQFEHSLAVTDKGFEIFTLSPKGYTKPPYA, via the coding sequence ATGAACAAGCAAAAAGATTTTACATATAACGATGAAGATTACGGCAGCGACGATGATTTCGTCATCCATACCGCCGCCGACTTCGATGGTATGCGCAAGGCCGGCAGGCTCGCCGCCGAAACGCTCGATTTCATCACACCCTATGTGAAGCCTGGTGTGGAAACGCAGGCGCTGGATAAACTGTGCCACGATTTCATCATTGACCACGGCGCGATCCCCGCGCCGCTGGGATACAAGGGCTTCCCCAAATCGACCTGCATTTCGATCAACCATGTCGTCTGCCACGGCATCCCCAGCGAGAAAAAGCTGGAGGAGGGCGACGCGCTGAATATCGACGTCACCGTGATCGTCGATGGCTGGCACGGCGACACCAGCCGCATGTATTTCGCGGGCGAGAAAATTCCCGTCAAGGCCAAGCTGCTGGTCGATGCGACATATGAATCCATGATGCGCGGCATCGAACAGGTGAAGCCGGGCGCGACGCTGGGCGATATCGGCCATGCGATCCAGAGCTATGCCGAAGGCAAGAAATATTCCGTCGTGCGCGATTTCTGCGGCCACGGGCTTGGCAAAATATTCCACATGCCGCCTTCCGTCCTGCATTACGGCACGGCGGGCGCGGGCCCGAAACTGCAGGCCGGCATGTTCTTTACGATCGAGCCCATGATCAATGTCGGCGGATACCAGACCAAAGTATTGTCGGACGGCTGGACGGCAGTGACGAAAGACAAATCGCTGTCGGCGCAGTTCGAACATTCGCTGGCCGTGACCGACAAGGGATTTGAAATTTTCACGCTGTCGCCCAAGGGCTACACGAAACCTCCCTATGCCTAA